In Myxococcus stipitatus, the following are encoded in one genomic region:
- a CDS encoding ankyrin repeat domain-containing protein, which yields MQAGSSGDAACLTEVDFLLAVRTRDVKRASQLGLRAKGKLQPKVLQAAMAQALADQSPGMIRAVEAAGLNPSKDVRVTLFVDSGVDVSMRPGSRIIIIAKTPMMRAVEARDEKKVLVLMKAGESPPTLARLVKFGMTSMVRHQLKAGVSPDNREDGGNTPLIEAASGRNLALVEVLLAAGADVNLPGAGAVTPLLAALRGGKPVELALVERLLDAKADSSKSDGVRTPLMEAASRCLPKAVALLLRKGARWDVLPDGGVGHYEEAVVPRLDCPERVTVQVVRALREGGVPMTPLDAAQLGWLRARARESRMLGPELYAAGLPRPEQEQPKSQPPPIGVR from the coding sequence GTGCAGGCGGGTTCGAGCGGCGACGCGGCGTGTCTGACGGAGGTGGACTTCCTCCTGGCGGTGCGGACGCGGGACGTGAAGCGAGCCTCGCAGCTGGGGCTCCGCGCGAAGGGCAAGCTCCAGCCCAAGGTCCTCCAGGCCGCGATGGCGCAGGCCCTCGCGGACCAGAGCCCCGGGATGATTCGGGCCGTGGAGGCGGCGGGGCTCAATCCCAGCAAGGACGTCCGTGTGACGCTGTTCGTGGATTCAGGCGTGGATGTGTCGATGAGGCCCGGCTCGCGCATCATCATCATCGCGAAAACGCCCATGATGAGGGCCGTGGAGGCGCGCGACGAGAAGAAGGTGCTCGTGCTCATGAAAGCGGGTGAGTCGCCGCCCACGCTCGCGAGGCTGGTGAAGTTCGGAATGACGTCGATGGTGCGGCACCAGCTCAAGGCGGGCGTCAGTCCCGATAACAGGGAGGATGGCGGCAACACGCCGCTCATCGAGGCGGCGTCGGGCCGGAACCTGGCGCTCGTGGAGGTCCTGCTCGCGGCGGGCGCGGATGTGAATCTCCCCGGCGCGGGTGCGGTGACGCCATTGCTCGCGGCGCTGCGAGGCGGCAAGCCCGTGGAGTTGGCGCTGGTGGAGCGGCTGCTCGATGCCAAGGCGGACAGCAGCAAGTCGGACGGTGTTCGAACGCCCCTGATGGAGGCGGCGAGCCGGTGTCTGCCGAAGGCGGTCGCCTTGTTGTTGCGAAAGGGGGCTCGCTGGGACGTGCTCCCGGACGGCGGCGTGGGCCACTACGAAGAGGCCGTGGTCCCTCGGTTGGATTGTCCCGAGAGGGTCACCGTCCAGGTCGTCCGCGCGCTGCGAGAGGGGGGCGTCCCAATGACCCCGCTGGATGCGGCTCAGCTGGGGTGGCTGCGCGCCCGCGCACGGGAGTCCAGGATGCTGGGCCCGGAGTTGTACGCGGCGGGCTTGCCTCGTCCAGAGCAGGAGCAGCCCAAGTCCCAGCCCCCGCCTATCGGCGTGCGTTAG
- a CDS encoding strictosidine synthase family protein: protein MKKFLLVAGVLLVAVAAFAVKTLRDAGQFKHLEPHAPGPCRPVAGMPGAEDLTFHPSLGFAYVSSDDRRATAAGRPVPGGIFRYEPGSHTPPVLLTRGFSQDFHPHGISLFVAPDGTQTLFVVNHPDGATNQVERFEVGADGMLIHKATLKDPLLISPNDILAVDAERFYVTNDHGKPPGLMRTLEDYLQLGLGSVLYFDGQRFQQVIHGTAYANGINLSRDGKTLYLTQTVGKSLRSYARDPATGALTLSHTLALDTAPDNIELDERGDLWIAAHPKLFDFVAHATDLKGLTRAPAQVLRFTGTGADMKMSEVYLDDGKQTAATATAAVFGKRMLLGPVFDTDILDCELP from the coding sequence ATGAAGAAGTTCTTGCTGGTCGCGGGTGTGTTGCTCGTGGCGGTGGCGGCGTTCGCCGTCAAGACGCTCCGGGACGCGGGGCAGTTCAAGCACCTGGAGCCCCACGCCCCCGGCCCGTGCAGACCCGTGGCGGGGATGCCGGGCGCGGAGGACCTCACCTTCCATCCGAGCCTGGGCTTCGCCTACGTCTCCTCCGACGACCGCAGGGCCACCGCGGCGGGCCGCCCCGTCCCAGGCGGCATCTTCCGCTACGAGCCCGGGAGCCACACGCCGCCCGTGCTGCTCACGCGGGGCTTCTCCCAGGACTTCCATCCCCACGGCATCAGCCTCTTCGTCGCGCCGGACGGCACGCAGACGCTGTTCGTGGTGAACCACCCCGACGGCGCGACGAACCAGGTGGAGCGCTTCGAGGTGGGCGCGGACGGGATGCTCATCCACAAGGCCACGCTGAAGGACCCGCTGCTCATCTCGCCCAATGACATCCTCGCGGTGGACGCCGAGCGCTTCTACGTCACCAACGACCACGGCAAGCCGCCCGGGTTGATGCGCACGCTGGAGGACTACCTCCAACTCGGCCTGGGCAGCGTCCTCTACTTCGACGGCCAGCGCTTCCAGCAGGTCATCCACGGAACCGCCTACGCCAACGGCATCAACCTCTCCCGCGATGGGAAGACGCTGTACCTGACGCAGACGGTGGGCAAGTCCCTGCGCAGCTACGCGCGCGACCCGGCGACGGGAGCGCTGACGCTGAGCCACACGCTCGCGTTGGACACCGCGCCGGACAACATCGAGTTGGATGAGCGGGGCGACCTCTGGATTGCCGCCCACCCCAAGCTGTTCGACTTCGTGGCCCACGCCACGGACCTGAAGGGCCTCACCCGGGCTCCCGCGCAGGTGCTGCGCTTCACCGGCACGGGCGCGGACATGAAGATGTCGGAGGTCTATCTCGACGACGGGAAGCAGACCGCCGCCACGGCCACCGCGGCCGTCTTCGGAAAGCGGATGCTGCTGGGCCCCGTGTTCGACACGGACATCCTCGACTGCGAGCTGCCCTAA
- a CDS encoding sporulation protein: MGLFNSMFGGGTGLEVSLESGTVTAGEELAGTVIIRGGKKAARITRVVVKILGSRVGGAGDFEHRILFDDAIALDLALPAGESVEVPLSITLPDDADPEHDYQLTATADIPGVADPSAKVSFRVAGQEDAGHDSATTYSVDEVLGQWPALSGSDVEAFREAAVELYEAKENYDVSAGAEVLAGRFQDDDLELRQTATWWYARILGPTTDASAVAPLLELTSVDNVDFLQGLVSAAGALGLAGEPLLAELAHHPIPAVRRSVGFELPTVGGPRQRELAELLLQDSEADVATSGLKALGGKLLREPQVIAHLVSVATGSDLTKMRVHALYALQDAHEYDAHEAALPAFVANLGHEDTWARATVAETLPKWPESPRLMAMLEQLAADEDSHVRCKLAGTFHARCPEHLRPLWERLAAQDPAKDVRMLARQALED, encoded by the coding sequence ATGGGACTCTTCAATTCGATGTTCGGGGGCGGTACGGGGCTGGAAGTCTCGCTGGAGAGCGGCACCGTGACGGCGGGCGAGGAGCTGGCCGGCACCGTCATCATCCGAGGTGGGAAGAAGGCGGCGAGAATCACCCGGGTGGTGGTGAAGATACTGGGCTCCCGCGTGGGCGGCGCGGGTGACTTCGAGCACCGCATCCTCTTCGACGACGCCATCGCGCTGGACCTGGCGCTGCCCGCGGGCGAGTCCGTGGAGGTTCCGCTGAGCATCACCCTGCCCGACGACGCAGACCCGGAGCACGACTACCAGCTCACGGCGACGGCGGACATCCCCGGCGTGGCGGACCCGTCCGCGAAGGTGTCCTTCCGCGTCGCGGGACAGGAGGACGCGGGGCACGACAGCGCGACCACCTACTCCGTCGACGAGGTGTTGGGGCAGTGGCCCGCGCTCTCCGGGAGCGACGTGGAGGCGTTCCGCGAGGCGGCGGTGGAGCTGTACGAAGCCAAGGAGAACTACGACGTGTCCGCGGGCGCCGAGGTCCTCGCGGGCCGCTTCCAGGACGACGACCTGGAGCTGCGTCAGACGGCCACGTGGTGGTACGCGCGGATTCTCGGCCCCACCACCGACGCCTCGGCCGTGGCGCCGCTGCTCGAGCTCACCTCGGTGGACAACGTCGACTTCCTCCAGGGGCTCGTCTCCGCGGCGGGCGCGCTGGGGCTCGCCGGTGAGCCCCTCCTCGCGGAGCTCGCGCACCATCCCATCCCCGCGGTCCGCCGCTCGGTCGGCTTCGAGCTGCCCACCGTGGGCGGCCCGCGTCAGCGCGAGCTGGCGGAGCTGCTCCTCCAAGACTCCGAGGCCGACGTCGCGACGTCGGGGCTCAAGGCCCTGGGAGGCAAGCTCCTGCGCGAGCCCCAGGTCATCGCGCATCTCGTCTCGGTGGCCACCGGCTCCGACCTCACCAAGATGCGCGTCCACGCCCTCTACGCCCTCCAGGACGCCCACGAGTACGACGCCCACGAGGCCGCGTTGCCCGCGTTCGTCGCCAACCTGGGCCATGAGGACACCTGGGCGCGCGCCACCGTCGCGGAGACCCTCCCCAAGTGGCCGGAGAGTCCTCGGCTCATGGCGATGCTCGAGCAGCTCGCCGCCGATGAGGACTCGCATGTCCGCTGCAAGCTCGCGGGCACCTTCCACGCCCGGTGCCCCGAGCACCTGCGGCCCCTCTGGGAGCGCCTGGCGGCCCAGGACCCGGCCAAGGACGTGAGGATGCTCGCCCGTCAGGCGCTCGAGGACTGA
- a CDS encoding imm11 family protein produces the protein MAKRSRYFRLKEDVQAGNWYLGDLLTLEGQALEDFREFTSGRPVRSDVRLTVSIREPGRQRDFNLAGAGMTPVVHVRAATLFAELAPNDVQLIPVNLEGHSDEYQLLVATKLVRCIDDNASSEVEFWLPEDERPDKLGQYRNVADMRIDPTKVGDAQVFRTWGWAVALIVSEDLKQALERAGITGAKFEEV, from the coding sequence ATGGCGAAACGCTCTCGATACTTCAGGCTCAAAGAGGACGTACAAGCCGGTAACTGGTACCTCGGAGACCTGTTGACCCTCGAGGGACAGGCGCTGGAAGACTTCAGGGAATTCACCTCCGGTCGGCCTGTCCGAAGCGATGTGCGCCTGACAGTCTCGATTCGTGAGCCGGGGCGGCAGCGCGACTTCAACTTGGCTGGAGCCGGAATGACCCCTGTTGTCCACGTCAGGGCAGCCACCCTCTTCGCGGAGCTGGCTCCCAATGATGTTCAACTGATACCCGTGAACCTCGAGGGTCACTCGGACGAGTACCAGCTCCTCGTCGCCACGAAGCTTGTCCGATGCATCGACGACAATGCCTCGAGCGAGGTCGAGTTCTGGCTGCCCGAGGACGAGCGCCCGGACAAGCTCGGCCAATACCGAAACGTGGCGGACATGCGCATCGACCCCACCAAGGTGGGCGATGCCCAGGTCTTCCGCACCTGGGGCTGGGCTGTGGCCCTCATCGTCTCGGAGGACCTCAAGCAGGCCCTCGAGCGCGCCGGAATCACAGGCGCCAAGTTCGAAGAGGTCTAG
- a CDS encoding AHH domain-containing protein: protein MVLRWAAVLLLLAALSGCATSRVVRLETGRDSWVVTPREEPGAEVAEAELDDDEFEEAIVELARDVRPTRNPLQQARALFGVPSRGGVYRYESRPARLIPQRTGGDGLHLLETYSDDELTRAYGQWCERKDQPGDCLRLLVEGPLLASDGKYTWAFAIAMDSVWEETAEALEDMADPVAVMATITSAATMYLLLWALPEPLSKGAAATLTAIAIAYLGVDTVWRLLDGWLTLVREVERATTYAQLSAAGEAYGEVLGENAARVFVMLATAAVGNTAGLAAKASSLPGSAQAALAVESQAGFQFAAVGSVRSVAVAADGFTIALAPNALAMASQGMGGGHRHHIATNKNDVSSARGGPWTPRFRDLFRKAGMELKDPENIVEVVGHKGPHPQRYHERVQERLFEALGSCRTVADCRKALTIELRRIAKDAVTQGTEIHRLLTQGK from the coding sequence ATGGTGCTTCGCTGGGCGGCGGTGCTGCTCTTGCTCGCGGCGCTCTCGGGCTGCGCGACGAGTCGAGTCGTGCGTCTGGAGACAGGACGCGACTCCTGGGTCGTCACGCCTCGCGAGGAGCCAGGCGCGGAGGTGGCGGAGGCGGAGCTCGATGACGATGAGTTCGAGGAAGCCATCGTGGAGCTTGCCCGGGATGTGCGGCCAACACGCAATCCCTTGCAGCAGGCGCGAGCGCTCTTCGGTGTGCCGTCCCGCGGCGGAGTGTACCGGTACGAGAGTCGCCCAGCACGCCTCATCCCGCAACGAACGGGGGGCGATGGACTTCATCTCCTGGAGACCTACTCGGACGATGAGCTGACGCGTGCGTATGGGCAGTGGTGCGAGCGGAAGGACCAGCCTGGGGATTGCCTGCGCCTGTTGGTGGAGGGGCCGCTGCTGGCCAGCGATGGCAAGTACACGTGGGCCTTCGCCATCGCGATGGACTCCGTGTGGGAGGAGACGGCCGAGGCCTTGGAGGACATGGCGGACCCCGTCGCCGTCATGGCCACCATCACCTCGGCCGCGACGATGTACCTCTTGCTGTGGGCACTGCCCGAGCCCCTTTCGAAGGGGGCGGCGGCGACACTGACGGCCATCGCCATCGCCTACCTGGGCGTGGACACGGTGTGGCGCCTGCTGGATGGATGGCTGACCTTGGTGCGAGAGGTGGAGCGGGCCACGACGTACGCACAGCTCAGCGCTGCGGGCGAAGCGTATGGAGAAGTCCTTGGAGAGAACGCGGCGCGTGTCTTCGTGATGTTGGCCACGGCCGCTGTCGGAAACACGGCGGGGTTGGCCGCGAAGGCTTCGAGTCTCCCTGGCTCCGCGCAGGCCGCGCTGGCCGTGGAGTCCCAAGCGGGCTTCCAGTTCGCGGCGGTGGGGAGTGTGCGCTCTGTCGCGGTGGCGGCGGACGGCTTCACCATCGCGCTCGCACCCAACGCCCTGGCCATGGCGAGTCAGGGGATGGGCGGTGGACATCGCCACCATATCGCCACGAACAAGAACGATGTGTCTTCCGCTCGAGGAGGGCCCTGGACACCCAGATTCAGGGACCTGTTCAGGAAGGCAGGGATGGAGCTGAAGGACCCCGAGAACATCGTCGAGGTCGTCGGCCACAAGGGTCCGCATCCGCAGCGGTACCATGAACGCGTCCAGGAGCGCCTATTCGAAGCTTTGGGGAGCTGCCGGACGGTGGCAGATTGTCGAAAGGCACTCACCATCGAGCTTCGCAGGATTGCCAAGGATGCCGTGACACAGGGCACGGAAATCCACAGGCTCCTGACTCAGGGGAAGTGA
- a CDS encoding metallophosphoesterase, with protein MRTLFIGDVHGCAAELDALLDACGWRPGDRVVLVGDLVAKGPDSAGVVRRARERGMLAVRGNHDAHVLRWHHGQAPEGKKLSKEHRQVLETLTPEDWAYLEAQPLFRRFPELNVLAVHGGVVPGIPLEAQRAEELLNLRSITPEGAPSKRVDGGVPWASCWKGPEFIIFGHDAVRGVQQHPHAMGLDSGCVYGGQLTAFVMPERRLVSVKAKHCYVNVNASP; from the coding sequence ATGCGAACGCTCTTCATCGGAGATGTCCACGGGTGCGCGGCGGAGCTGGACGCGTTGTTGGACGCGTGCGGCTGGCGGCCGGGTGACCGCGTGGTGCTGGTGGGGGACCTGGTGGCGAAGGGGCCGGACTCGGCGGGAGTGGTGCGGCGGGCGCGTGAGCGCGGGATGCTCGCGGTGAGGGGCAACCACGACGCACACGTGCTGCGCTGGCATCACGGGCAGGCGCCCGAGGGCAAGAAGCTGAGCAAGGAGCACCGCCAGGTGTTGGAGACGCTGACGCCCGAGGATTGGGCGTATCTGGAGGCGCAGCCCTTGTTCCGGCGCTTCCCGGAGCTGAACGTGTTGGCGGTGCACGGAGGGGTGGTACCCGGCATTCCGCTGGAGGCTCAGCGGGCGGAGGAGCTGCTCAACCTGCGCAGCATCACGCCGGAGGGGGCGCCGTCGAAGCGAGTCGATGGCGGAGTGCCATGGGCGAGCTGTTGGAAGGGGCCGGAGTTCATCATCTTCGGGCACGACGCCGTGCGTGGGGTGCAGCAACATCCGCATGCGATGGGATTGGACTCGGGTTGTGTGTATGGCGGACAGCTCACCGCGTTCGTGATGCCAGAGCGGCGTCTGGTCTCGGTGAAGGCGAAGCACTGCTACGTGAATGTGAATGCCTCGCCGTGA
- a CDS encoding transcriptional regulator — MGVLSSHGVSSPDVSLAQAFIAARGASCAPELLPPLQEQLTRALDLARSAWPGVELEGARFVGHLARLLPSQAPSEDVEKLHVPDVYLARAAADQLPSALTAFEASFLPEVNAAVARLKLPPTGLDEVRQLLRQRMLVGSQDAPARLAAYPGTGPLSGWVRAAALWLALDWQRQRGGQAQADDGDLSLLVAPGDDPELIYLKNTYRAEFSTSFSEALGGLEPRQRNFLRLKYLDGLSIDQLGALYGVHRSTAARWVVAAQESLLQETRRLLTERLRLTGSQLDSVLRLISSQLDVNLSRLLRSKAD, encoded by the coding sequence ATGGGGGTGCTATCGTCCCACGGCGTGTCCTCCCCGGACGTTTCCCTGGCTCAGGCCTTCATCGCGGCGCGTGGCGCTTCCTGCGCGCCGGAGTTGTTGCCCCCGCTTCAGGAGCAACTGACGCGTGCATTGGATTTGGCGCGCTCGGCCTGGCCTGGCGTGGAGTTGGAAGGCGCGCGTTTCGTCGGGCACCTGGCGCGGCTGCTCCCGTCCCAGGCGCCCTCCGAGGACGTGGAAAAACTTCATGTGCCGGATGTGTATCTGGCCCGGGCCGCGGCGGACCAGCTTCCGTCCGCGCTGACCGCGTTCGAAGCGAGCTTCCTTCCCGAGGTGAACGCCGCGGTGGCGCGGTTGAAGCTGCCGCCGACGGGGCTCGACGAGGTCCGCCAGCTCTTGCGTCAGCGGATGTTGGTGGGGAGCCAGGATGCGCCCGCGCGGTTGGCGGCGTATCCGGGCACGGGGCCGCTGAGTGGTTGGGTGCGGGCAGCGGCGCTGTGGCTGGCGCTCGACTGGCAGCGCCAGCGAGGTGGGCAGGCGCAGGCGGATGATGGGGATTTGTCGTTGCTGGTGGCGCCGGGGGATGACCCCGAGCTCATCTATTTGAAGAACACGTACCGCGCGGAGTTCAGCACCTCGTTCTCGGAGGCGCTGGGGGGGCTGGAGCCTCGGCAGCGCAACTTCTTGCGGTTGAAGTACCTGGATGGACTGAGCATCGACCAGTTGGGTGCGCTCTATGGGGTGCACCGTTCGACGGCGGCGCGGTGGGTGGTGGCGGCACAGGAGTCGCTGCTCCAGGAGACGCGCCGGCTGCTCACCGAGCGGTTGCGCCTCACGGGCTCGCAGCTCGACAGCGTGTTGCGGCTCATTTCCAGCCAACTCGACGTGAACTTGAGCCGGCTGTTGCGTTCAAAGGCCGACTGA
- the alr gene encoding alanine racemase, producing MVEVNVESIGGGPGDAVHSSWLELSASALRHNVEVFRALEGSSGPPRALGVVLKGNAYGHGLAQVLPLVHGGVDILYFIAPQDALKVREHERAHGLPPRQVVVLGAVAPHEAVALAREGVDAVVADRGWEDAVPVLRAAKLERPLRVHVHIDTGLGREGFTLAQLPHDTRFLSDARDVLEVVGGLSHFANTEDVTEQGYALAQVDAFETGLGLLAEQLGTGPAGLQRHIAASAASLVLPRARYEALRVGISLYGLWPSPETRLSARLVLGEVPVLKPVLSWRCRSQVVKWLPANSYVGYGCTYRTSEPTRIAVLPVGYYDGYPRLASGKAHVLVNGRRCPVLGRVMMNHLIADVTRATADERPVTATLLGRDGEESVTADALAGWAQTIHYELVTRLGAHLRREVVE from the coding sequence GTGGTGGAGGTGAATGTGGAGTCAATCGGTGGCGGGCCGGGAGACGCGGTCCATTCCTCGTGGCTGGAGCTCAGCGCCTCGGCGCTGCGGCACAACGTGGAGGTCTTCCGGGCGCTGGAAGGGAGCAGTGGCCCGCCACGTGCGCTGGGCGTGGTGCTCAAGGGCAACGCCTACGGACATGGGCTCGCGCAGGTGCTGCCGCTGGTCCACGGCGGGGTGGACATCCTCTACTTCATCGCCCCCCAGGACGCGCTGAAGGTGCGCGAGCACGAGCGCGCACACGGCCTTCCTCCCAGGCAGGTGGTGGTGCTGGGCGCCGTCGCCCCCCATGAGGCGGTGGCCCTGGCGCGCGAGGGTGTGGACGCGGTGGTGGCAGACCGAGGCTGGGAAGACGCGGTGCCGGTGCTGCGCGCGGCGAAGCTGGAGCGCCCCCTGCGGGTCCACGTCCACATCGACACGGGCCTGGGCCGCGAGGGCTTCACGCTGGCCCAGCTCCCCCACGACACGCGCTTCCTCTCGGACGCACGCGATGTGCTGGAGGTGGTGGGCGGACTCAGCCACTTCGCCAACACGGAGGACGTGACGGAGCAGGGATACGCGCTGGCGCAGGTGGACGCGTTCGAGACGGGGCTGGGGCTGCTCGCGGAGCAGCTCGGCACGGGGCCCGCGGGTCTCCAACGGCACATCGCCGCGAGCGCCGCGTCGCTGGTGCTCCCCCGGGCCCGCTACGAGGCCCTGCGGGTGGGCATTTCACTCTACGGGCTGTGGCCCTCCCCCGAGACGCGGCTGTCCGCGCGCCTGGTGCTGGGCGAAGTCCCGGTGCTCAAGCCCGTGTTGTCCTGGCGGTGCCGCAGCCAGGTGGTGAAGTGGCTGCCCGCCAACAGCTACGTCGGTTATGGCTGCACGTACCGCACGTCGGAGCCCACGCGCATCGCGGTGCTGCCCGTGGGCTACTACGACGGCTATCCCCGGCTGGCCTCGGGCAAGGCCCACGTGCTCGTGAATGGACGGCGATGCCCCGTGCTGGGCCGGGTGATGATGAATCACCTCATCGCCGACGTGACGCGGGCCACCGCCGATGAGCGCCCCGTGACGGCCACGTTGCTCGGGCGCGACGGCGAGGAGTCCGTCACCGCCGACGCGCTCGCGGGTTGGGCGCAGACGATTCATTACGAACTCGTCACGCGCCTGGGCGCGCACCTGCGCCGCGAGGTGGTGGAGTAG
- a CDS encoding lysophospholipid acyltransferase family protein, whose protein sequence is MSSPAPSSDPAVPQANSAKLPSEHLRRIVGTPPGALVAFVTRLVFAFISWLSPASRDALARFVGNLAYTLGIRRRVVMDNLAQAMPEKTDAERREIARGAYINMSRVVLESLPSGERLPPDWADQGVEGEEAWEALKARVATGKGALMVTAHFGNWELLGDMLIRWGVPLDALVRPLKGALNTRIAENRVRVGAGLIYPRGAIMEISSAVERGESPYMLLDQALPAKSAVFVPFFGRLASTTPACAVAAQRTGAPVFVVMGVRNGKPGARFRLEVEGPILPPAPGECEDPITEHTARITAALERCIRKYPDQWMWLHRRWKVQPESTSRIAAALPAGADAKS, encoded by the coding sequence GTGTCCTCTCCCGCTCCCAGTTCCGACCCGGCCGTCCCACAAGCGAACTCGGCGAAGCTGCCCTCCGAGCACCTTCGCCGCATTGTCGGCACGCCGCCGGGCGCGCTCGTCGCGTTCGTGACGCGCCTCGTCTTCGCGTTCATCTCCTGGCTGTCTCCCGCGTCGCGTGACGCGCTCGCACGCTTCGTGGGCAATCTGGCGTACACGCTGGGCATCCGCCGCCGCGTGGTGATGGACAACCTGGCGCAGGCGATGCCGGAGAAGACAGACGCGGAGCGTCGGGAGATTGCACGCGGCGCCTACATCAACATGTCGCGCGTGGTGCTGGAGTCGCTGCCCTCGGGCGAGCGACTGCCGCCGGACTGGGCCGACCAGGGCGTGGAGGGCGAGGAGGCGTGGGAGGCGTTGAAGGCCCGGGTGGCCACGGGCAAGGGCGCGCTGATGGTGACGGCGCACTTCGGCAACTGGGAGCTGCTCGGGGACATGTTGATTCGGTGGGGCGTCCCGCTGGACGCGCTGGTGCGTCCGCTGAAGGGCGCGCTCAACACGCGCATCGCGGAGAACCGGGTGCGCGTGGGCGCCGGGCTCATCTATCCACGCGGCGCCATCATGGAAATCTCCTCCGCCGTGGAGCGGGGCGAGTCGCCCTACATGCTGCTGGACCAGGCGCTTCCGGCGAAGTCGGCGGTGTTCGTGCCGTTCTTCGGAAGGCTCGCGTCCACGACGCCCGCGTGCGCGGTGGCGGCGCAGCGCACGGGCGCCCCCGTGTTCGTGGTGATGGGCGTGCGCAACGGGAAGCCGGGCGCGCGCTTCCGGCTGGAGGTGGAGGGCCCCATCCTTCCACCCGCGCCGGGCGAGTGCGAAGACCCCATCACCGAACACACCGCGCGCATCACCGCGGCGCTGGAGCGCTGCATCCGCAAGTACCCGGACCAGTGGATGTGGCTGCACCGCCGCTGGAAGGTGCAGCCGGAGAGCACGTCGCGCATCGCGGCCGCGCTGCCCGCGGGGGCGGACGCGAAGAGCTGA